In Listeria monocytogenes, the following proteins share a genomic window:
- a CDS encoding phosphatase PAP2 family protein, whose protein sequence is MKKTPFIISGIALLGFIFFMTGVMTGAKWIQHFDDYWNSIIRVGITNTKTTVISYLTDIGGVATICILTAVIVVIFVVIRKVDMAIWFGGVVLIGGALIPSIIKNIVQRPRPTYKLIEQGGFSFPSGHSTGSTVFYGMLAFLLILYVSRRWLQVVIGMLALGLVIFIMYSRVYLGVHFPSDVVAGFLIGNAALFSGIGCYFIWNKKLALWTNRFKKA, encoded by the coding sequence ATGAAAAAAACACCATTTATTATTAGCGGTATCGCTCTCCTGGGATTTATTTTCTTTATGACAGGCGTTATGACCGGTGCAAAGTGGATTCAACATTTTGATGATTATTGGAACAGTATTATCCGTGTAGGCATTACGAATACGAAAACAACGGTGATTTCTTATCTAACGGATATTGGCGGAGTCGCGACCATTTGTATTTTAACAGCAGTCATTGTCGTTATATTTGTTGTCATTCGAAAAGTAGATATGGCGATTTGGTTTGGTGGTGTTGTTTTAATTGGTGGGGCGCTTATCCCGTCAATTATAAAAAATATCGTTCAACGACCAAGGCCTACGTATAAATTAATCGAACAAGGTGGATTTAGTTTTCCAAGTGGACATTCGACCGGTTCTACGGTATTTTATGGCATGCTTGCTTTCTTGTTAATTCTATACGTGAGCCGTAGATGGCTTCAAGTTGTAATCGGCATGCTGGCTTTGGGTTTGGTTATTTTCATCATGTATTCGCGCGTATACTTAGGAGTGCACTTTCCAAGCGATGTGGTGGCAGGATTCTTAATCGGTAATGCAGCACTTTTCAGCGGCATCGGATGCTACTTCATTTGGAATAAAAAATTAGCTTTATGGACGAATAGATTTAAAAAAGCATAG